Below is a window of Defluviimonas sp. SAOS-178_SWC DNA.
GCCGGTGCAGCGGCAAAGATTGCCGGCGAGGTAATCGTCGTGATCGGTTGCGCCGTTGCGGTGCGCCGTCGCCATCGACATGACGAAGCCGGGCGTGCAGAAGCCGCACTGGCTGCCGTGATTTTCGACCATCGCGGCCTGCACCGGGTGCATCTCGCCTGCTGGCCCGGCAAGGCCCTCCACCGTGCGCACAGCCTTTCCATGGAGTTGCGGCAGAAACAGGATGCAGGCGTTGAGCGCGCGGGTGCCGTCGCCATCGGTCACCATGACCGTGCAGGCCCCGCAATCGCCTTCATTGCAGCCTTCCTTGGTTCCGGTCAGTCCGCGCGTTTCGCGCAGCCAATCCAGAAGTGTCCGCGTCGGGCTTTCGCCGGACACGGTCACTGGCGTTCCGTTCAAAAGAAACGCTATGTCGTTCATTGAATGAACCCGCCGCCTTCTCCTCGCTCCGGTCAGGTTGCGCTGTCGCCCGATGCGGCGTAAAGCGAAAAGCGCTCCGGTCTCCCACTCTCAGTGAAGCGCCGAAGCCTTTGCAAGGCAAGCATAACTTGCAGGCAAAACGAATAAGCAGTTTCTCGGATTCCCGTACAATCCCTGGCCGAAGGCCTCCCGTCGCGCGGCTGGCAATGCGGTTAAGACCAGTCCATAGTTCGAGAATTGACGGGTGGCGCCTCGGCGGAGCGGATCAGGATGCAGACAGTGCTCGCTCTTATCGTCCTCGGCCTGCTGGGGCTGATTGCGGGCCAGGTTGCCGCCAGCCGGCAATTCCGGGCCCGAATCCTCACGCTGGCCGGAGAGCTTCGCAAGGCCCCCCCGACACGGAACATCGAGGCGGCTCTACCGCCGGTGGTCGCCGATTTCGCGCGCCGCGCGGGGGCGGATCCTGCGCGCCCGTTGCGGATCGCGAGCTTCAATCAGCACGCGGAGCTTCGGCTCCGCCCCGGCGGCGCCTTCACGAAGATCGCCGCGTGGCAGCTGATCTCTCTCGGCCGGCCGGGATTCCTGTGGGATGCCCGCGCGGCCGGCGTGTTGCCCCGGTTCCATGTCCTCGACGCCTATGTCGCCGGGGCCGGGCAGTTGGAGGCGCGGGCCCTCGGCTCGATCCCTCTCGCGCGCGAAACGGGGGCGGAGATCGACCTCGCGGAGGCGTTCCGCTACCTCGCCGAATTGCCCTGGGTGCCGGACGCCATTCTTGGAAATCCCGAGCTTTCCTGGCGTGTCATCGGGGCCGACGCGGTCGAGGTTCGGATGAAGGCGGCGGGGGGCACCGCGCGGGTCAGGTTCCGGTTCGATGGCGAGGGCGACATCGTCAGGATGGACGCGCAAGGCCGGCCGGCGAAGGATATCAACGGACAAAGCGCCCGCTTCGACTGGCGTGGGCGATACTGGGACTATCGCGAGATCGGCGCGCGCCGCATTCCGGCCCGGGCCGAGGTGGGCTATGTCTACCCGTCCGGCTATGAGGTCTATTTTCGCGGAGAGATCACCGGCTATCACCTCTCGGACTGACGTCTTGCGGCCGCAATGCCGGCGCTTCACGGCAAGGGAATCGCCGCCGCGGCAAGAATCCGCGTGAAAATCCGTCGCCGCTCGCCTATGCCAAGAAGCATGTCCACCTCCCCCCGATTCATCCATCTGCGCGTCCACACCGAATACTCGCTTCTTGAAGGCGCGGTGCCGGTGAAGAAGCTCGTCGGGCTTTGCGACAAGATGCGGATGCCCGCTATCGCGGTGACCGACACCAACGACATGTTCGCCGCCCTGGAATTCTCGGTGCTCGCCAAGGGGGCCGGTGTGCAGCCCATCGTTGGCTGCCAGGTGTCGCTCGACTACGATCCCGCGCAGCCCGGAGAACGCACCCGCCCGCCGGCGCCGGTGGTTCTGCTCGCGCAGAACGAGGCGGGCTACATGAACCTGATGAAGCTCAATTCCTGCCTCTACCTGCGCGGTGACGGCTCTTTGCCCCACGTCACGGCGGAGGAGCTGGGGGCGCATTCGGACGGGCTCATCTGTCTTACCGGCGGGCCCGACGGGCCGCTCGGCCGGTTGCTTCAGGCGGGGCAGGGGGCGAAGGCGGAGGCGCTTCTGAAACGCCTCGCCGCGACCTATCCCGACCGGCTGTACGTCGAACTTCAGCGCCATCCGGGCGAGGGTGGGCAATATACAGAGGCGGAGCGGCTGACCGAACGCGGCCATGTCGAACTGGCCTATGCGCAGGGCTTGCCGCTCGTCGCGACGAACGACGTCTATTTCCCGAAGCCTGCCATGTACGAGGCGCACGACGCGCTGATCTGCATCGCCGAAGGCGCCTATGTCGACCAGCAGGAACCGCG
It encodes the following:
- a CDS encoding DUF6544 family protein, with translation MQTVLALIVLGLLGLIAGQVAASRQFRARILTLAGELRKAPPTRNIEAALPPVVADFARRAGADPARPLRIASFNQHAELRLRPGGAFTKIAAWQLISLGRPGFLWDARAAGVLPRFHVLDAYVAGAGQLEARALGSIPLARETGAEIDLAEAFRYLAELPWVPDAILGNPELSWRVIGADAVEVRMKAAGGTARVRFRFDGEGDIVRMDAQGRPAKDINGQSARFDWRGRYWDYREIGARRIPARAEVGYVYPSGYEVYFRGEITGYHLSD